The following proteins are encoded in a genomic region of Channa argus isolate prfri chromosome 3, Channa argus male v1.0, whole genome shotgun sequence:
- the LOC137123323 gene encoding N-acyl-aromatic-L-amino acid amidohydrolase (carboxylate-forming) B-like, whose product MEHIFLLPLSRVAICGGTHGNEMSGIYMIREMQRRQVEKSSCVSITTVLSNPPSVDACRRYIDRDLNRCFTDDLLSAPITDSTPYELRRAQELNAQLGPKGSKEAVDLLVDIHNTTANLGLCLIFYCFDWVTLHIYKYIQSKMTSVPVRVIQLDIPLAEAYSLESVAKHGFAMEVGPQPTGVLRADLFNMVKEALDLTIEWVQKFNSGNIFEGGEVETYCLTKSIDYPRDPTTGELTAAIHPELQDNDFKVLRPGDPIFQSFSGETVKHEGEELYPFFVNESAYYEKNIAFHLARKITISVPSLSVKKE is encoded by the exons ATGGAGCATATTTTTCTCCTTCCACTTTCACGCGTTGCCATATGTGGTGGTACCCATGGAAATGAGATGTCAGGGATCTACATGATCAGAGAAATGCAAAGACGACAAGTAGAAAAATCCAGTTGTGTCTCTATAACCACTGTCCTATCAAACCCACCATCTGTGGATGCCTGCAGGAGATACATAGATAGAGATCTCAACCGCTGTTTCACCGACGACTTGCTCAG TGCCCCCATAACAGATTCAACACCCTATGAGCTGAGGCGAGCTCAAGAGCTGAATGCTCAGCTTGGACCCAAAGGAAGCAAAGAAGCTGTAGATCTGCTCGTAGATATCCACAACACTACTGCCAACCTGGGCCTGTGCCTCATCTTTTACTGCTTTGACTGGGTCACCctacacatttacaaatatatacag AGCAAGATGACTTCTGTGCCTGTGAGAGTAATCCAGCTTGACATTCCCCTTGCTGAGGCGTATTCCCTAGAATCTGTGGCTAAACATGGCTTTG ctatGGAAGTTGGTCCTCAACCTACTGGTGTGCTCAGAGCTGATCTTTTTAACATGGTGAAAGAGGCGCTGGATCTCACAATAGAATGGGTCCAGAAATTCAATTCTG GAAATATTTTTGAGGGGGGTGAGGTGGAAACATACTGCCTGACTAAAAGCATAGACTACCCAAGGGACCCCACAACTGGTGAACTTACTGCTGCCATACACCCTGAGTTGCAG GATAATGACTTCAAAGTGCTCAGACCAGGTGACCCCatatttcagtcattttctggGGAGACGGTGAAGCACGAGGGAGAAGAACTCTACCCTTTCTTTGTCAATGAATCTGCCTACTACGAGAAAAACATCGCTTTCCATTTAGCTCGAAAGATCACTATCTCAGTCCCATCTCTAAGTGTAAAGAAAGAGTGA
- the tacr3l gene encoding tachykinin receptor 3-like has product MASEQDGSNNTRNLTNQFVQPAWRIALWSVAYSTVLAVAVFGNLIVIWIILAHKRMRTVTNYFLLNLAFSDVSMAAFNTLINFIYAAHGEWYFGEVYCRFHNFFPVTAVFASIYSMTAIAIDRYMAIIHPLKPRLSAKATLGVIVCIWSLAVILAFPLCYFSTTRALPRRTLCYVAWPRMIDDPFMYHIIVTILVYLLPLLVMGITYTVVGVTLWGGEIPGDSIDNYHGQLRAKRKVVKMMVIVVVTFALCWLPYHIYFIVTGLNKHLSKWRYIQQVYLSVMWLAMSSTMYNPIIYCCLNSRFRAGFKQVFCWCPFIHVSSYDELELQNRRLRPGHQSSMCTLSRVDTSILSKDKSTSSRGHRSRLNSEL; this is encoded by the exons ATGGCCTCTGAACAGGATGGGTCCAACAACACCAGAAATCTGACCAACCAGTTTGTGCAGCCGGCGTGGCGCATCGCGCTGTGGTCGGTGGCTTACAGCACAGTGCTGGCAGTGGCAGTTTTCGGGAACCTGATTGTGATTTGGATCATTCTGGCGCACAAGCGGATGAGGACTGTCACCAATTATTTCCTGCTGAACCTGGCTTTCTCTGACGTCTCCATGGCCGCTTTCAACACGCTTATCAACTTCATCTATGCGGCTCATGGAGAGTGGTACTTTGGAGAAGTGTACTGCAGGTTCCACAACTTTTTCCCAGTCACTGCAGTGTTCGCCAGCATCTACTCCATGACTGCGATAGCCATCGACAG GTACATGGCCATCATCCATCCTCTGAAACCTCGTCTGTCAGCTAAGGCCACTTTGGGAGTAATCGTCTGTATCTGGAGTCTTGCTGTCATTCTAGCCTTTCCTCTCTGCTACTTCTCCACAACCCGAGCTTTACCTCGCAGAACCCTCTGTTATGTGGCCTGGCCCCGCATGATTGATGACCCATTcat GTATCATATCATAGTGACAATTCTGGTCTACCTGCTGCCCTTATTGGTGATGGGCATCACTTACACAGTCGTGGGAGTGACTCTGTGGGGGGGTGAGATCCCAGGGGACTCCATTGATAACTATCATGGCCAGCTCAGAGCCAAACGCAAG GTGGTGAAGATGATGGTGATCGTAGTGGTAACCTTTGCCCTTTGCTGGCTGCCATATCACATCTACTTCATTGTGACGGGTCTAAATAAGCATCTGAGCAAGTGGAGGTACATCCAGCAGGTTTACCTATCAGTGATGTGGCTGGCAATGAGCTCCACCATGTACAACCCCATCATCTACTGCTGCCTCAACAGCAG ATTTCGTGCCGGCTTCAAGCAGGTGTTCTGCTGGTGTCCCTTCATCCATGTTTCAAGCTACGATGAGCTCGAGCTCCAGAATAGAAGACTTCGACCAGGTCACCAGAGCAGCATGTGCACCCTCTCTAGGGTTGACACCAGTATCCTCAGCAAAGACAAGAGCACTTCTTCCCGTGGACACAGGTCAAGACTCAACTCTGAGCTCTGA
- the si:ch211-145b13.6 gene encoding T-cell ecto-ADP-ribosyltransferase 2, producing MWDKKELLLAAIIFTAGYYRVTGESTTLDMAKDAVDDRYDGCRKEAMEKFIYSGLLREEMKRNEDFEDAWEKITKCSKQIPGGVKEHSTVLSALGDEESHFINEFKKSVRKSGGNVSTYEKEFHFKSFHFLLMDSLMLLSSNNCTTVYYVTNEAYTAEKGSKVRFGTFITSCLSKKSCLMNDLEGMFLFKIYSCYFVNLEENSCSKDTALLSPIEVFTVEDIRTKTDEINDSVYTEIVLKHSGLDSNHNCYLFSRSPANVSTKWRVSLCGALSLFFFIFSS from the exons ATGTGGGACAAAAAAGAACTGCTTCTTGCTGCGATTATTTTCACAGCTGGCTACTACAGA GTGACTGGAGAGAGTACCACACTGGACATGGCTAAAGATGCTGTAGATGACCGTTACGATGGATGCCGTAAAGAGGCCATGGAgaagtttatttattcaggCCTGTTAAGGGAAGAGATGAAAAGGAATGAGGACTTCGAGGATGCATGGGAAAAAATTACCAAATGTTCAAAGCAGATCCCTGGAGGAGTGAAAGAACATAGTACTGTACTTTCTGCATTAGGTGACGAAGAAAGCCATTTTATTAACGAATTTAAGAAGTCAGTGAGGAAATCAGGTGGAAATGTTAGCACCTATGAAAAGGAATTCCATTTCAAGTCTTTTCACTTCCTGCTCATGGATTCCCTGATGCTGCTGAGCTCCAATAATTGCACGACCGTCTATTATGTCACAAATGAAGCATACACGGCAGAAAAGGGGTCAAAAGTGAGATTTGGAACATTcatcacaagttgtctaagcAAGAAGTCGTGCTTGATGAATGATTTGGAAggaatgtttctttttaaaatctattcttGCTACTTTGTGAATCTGGAGGAAAACTCTTGCTCTAAGGATACAGCACTCTTATCTCCTATTGAAGTCTTCACTGTAGAGGATATAAGAACAAAAACGGATGAAATAAATGATTCTGTTTACACTGAAATAGTTTTGAAACATTCAGGATTGGACAGCAACCACAACTGTTACTTGTTTTCACG GTCTCCAGCCAATGTCTCCACCAAGTGGCGTGTGTCCTTGTGTGGTGctttatctctctttttctttattttcagctCATAG
- the primpol gene encoding DNA-directed primase/polymerase protein has product MKNWGDRLKKVEQLAQSFQLHPLATHYKPRLRQPSSVWKLFPRQSMAISCAQSSKEAVHVFALEKEKTPMGQRIYLVTSYSELWHYYRTYPQSLMHCYEVIPEGAVCKLYFDLEFHKPSNKGADGKAMVASLIEYVCYKLMAVYGIESSAKNVLNLDSSTEEKFSRHLIFNLQNAAFKDNIHVGWFIHGILQPVLNTPKSGCSSDTGTNSFAKNSETCRECASPKEEASSGDLAKSPQTKRRKQEEKDLSFLQVKNKDGQDCLFADLGVYTKNRNFRLYKSSKAGKKAVFTVADDNKFSAKAEKGISVEESTFLASLVCNVSFTGQRILTWDIPETKESKTSKPYCQEGSAPNSASLSGGLSSPHQEVDAFVLTVVKKDGIQGSIRRWNYFAAEQLLIYDIAKYRWCENVKRFHKSNNIMIVVDLKDEMWYQKCHDPDCKNFRSSSYPLPQEICVSYILTLDEEDQAYLMDDAGNIEPSQAPQSTQEESADIWGDAQEDQDFLKSLDEFEQNSGELSDQLLLNCMAEFDSQ; this is encoded by the exons ATGAAGAACTGGGGAGACCGGCTGAAGAAGGTTGAGCAGCTCGCTCAGTCGTTCCAGCTGCATCCCCTGGCCACACACTACAAACCTCGATTGCGCCAGCCTTCCTCTGTCTGGAAACTCTTCCCTCGTCAGAGTATGGCAATCAGTTGTGCTCAGAGCTCCAAAGAG gctgtgcatgtttttgcacttgaaaaggaaaagacacCTATGGGTCAAAGGATCTACCTGGTTACCAGTTACAGTGAGCTGTGGCACTACTATAG aacCTACCCTCAGTCCTTGATGCACTGCTATGAGGTGATACCAGAGGGTGCTGTGTGTAAGCTTTACTTTGACTTGGAGTTCCACAAACCCTCAAATAAAGGAGCTGATGGGAAAGCTATGGTGGCTTCTCTCATCGAG TATGTGTGCTACAAGTTAATGGCGGTTTATGGTATTGAAAGCTCTGCAAAAAATGTCCTCAATCTTGACTCCAGCACAGAAGAGAAGTTCAGTCGACATCTCATCTTTAATCTCCAAAATGCAGCTTTCAAAGACAACATACATGTCG GTTGGTTTATTCATGGAATTCTTCAGCCAGTCCTGAACACACCCAAAAGTGGATGTAGCTCTGATACTGGGACAAATTCTTTTgcaaaaaacagtgaaacatg CAGAGAATGTGCGTCTCCTAAGGAGGAAGCAAGTTCAGGCGACTTGGCTAAAAGTCCACAGACCAAGAGGCGCAAGCAGGAAGAGAAAGACCTCAGCTTTCTCCAAGTGAAAAACAAGGATGGCCAAGATTGTCTTTTTGCAGATCTTG GTGTTTATACTAAGAACAGAAACTTCCGCCTTTACAAGTCATCAAAAGCCggaaaaaaagcagttttcacTGTGGCAGATGACAACAAGTTCAGTGCAAAAGCTGAGAAGGGGATCTCAGTGGAGGAAAGCACATTCTTGGCTTCTTTAGTCTGTAATGTGAG TTTCACAGGTCAAAGAATTCTTACATGGGACATCCCAGAAACAAAGGAATCCAAAACTTCGAAGCCTTATTGTCAGGAGGGATCAGCCCCAAATTCAGCTTCTCTTTCTGGGGGCCTGTCATCCCCTCACCAAGAAGTGGACGCCTTTGTATTAACAGTGGTTAAAAAAGATGGAATACAAGGAA GCATCAGACGATGGAACTACTTTGCTGCAGAACAACTGCTCATCTATGATATTGCCAAATACCGCTGGTGCGAAAATGTGAAACGGTTTCATAAAAGCAATAACATCAT GATTGTTGTGGATCTTAAAGATGAAATGTGGTACCAGAAGTGTCATGATCCTGACTGCAAGAATTTCAGATCCTCAA GTTACCCACTGCCACAGGAGATCTGTGTCAGCTACATCTTGACACTG GATGAAGAGGATCAGGCCTACTTGATGGATGATGCTGGCAACATTGAACCCAGCCAGGCCCCACAGAGCACACAGGAGGAATCTGCTGACATCTGGGGAGATGCACAGGAGGACCAGGACTTTTTAAAGAGTTTGGATGAATTTGAACAGAACAGTGGCGAGCTCTCAGATCAGCTTCTGCTTAACTGTATGGCAGAGTTTGATTCCCAGTAA